In one Halomarina ordinaria genomic region, the following are encoded:
- a CDS encoding Cdc6/Cdc18 family protein, whose translation MSGSKNYFDGFDPIFRNKELLQVTHLPDGDRIIGRSEELDNLANALKQATKGYTPNNVFVYGKTGTGKSLCSKFITRQLVETADQNDVSVGTAYVDCLQDTTETQAVQSIADQLNRPAETDVSIPASGLSTSEYYKRLWTILDARHDVAVVILDEIDKLDSDDILMQLSRAVESGKLDDSTLGIIGISNKVRYKDSLNERVKSSLCEREFVFPPYDAQQLQDILASRRDAFKRGVLDDSVVPRVAALAAREHGDARKAIDILRYAGEIAEDEGADRVMEDHVRHAQEREEQNRLSELISKATPHSKYVLLALAYLTVQTAGEDTDATEVDVASNDVYEMYKQVCKREQSEPLKRRRVRDLLSELEFLSVIEQQRQWEGRGKGNRMVNRLVDDPDLVISACRNTTV comes from the coding sequence ATGTCGGGTTCGAAAAACTACTTCGATGGCTTCGACCCCATCTTCCGGAACAAGGAACTCCTCCAGGTCACGCACCTGCCGGACGGCGACCGGATCATCGGTCGCAGCGAGGAACTCGACAACCTCGCGAACGCGCTGAAGCAGGCGACGAAGGGGTACACCCCGAACAACGTCTTCGTCTACGGGAAGACGGGGACGGGAAAGTCGCTCTGCTCGAAGTTCATCACCCGACAGCTCGTCGAGACGGCCGACCAGAACGACGTGAGCGTCGGGACCGCCTACGTCGACTGTCTGCAGGACACCACCGAGACGCAGGCCGTCCAGTCCATCGCGGACCAGTTGAACCGGCCCGCCGAGACCGACGTCTCGATTCCCGCCTCCGGGCTCAGCACCTCCGAGTACTACAAGCGCCTCTGGACCATCCTCGACGCCCGGCACGACGTGGCCGTCGTCATTCTCGACGAGATCGACAAACTCGACAGCGACGACATCCTCATGCAACTCTCGCGCGCCGTCGAATCCGGCAAACTCGACGACAGCACGCTCGGCATCATCGGCATCAGCAACAAGGTCCGGTACAAGGACAGCCTCAACGAGCGGGTGAAGTCGAGCCTCTGCGAGCGCGAGTTCGTCTTCCCGCCCTACGACGCCCAGCAACTCCAGGACATCCTCGCGTCGCGTCGCGACGCGTTCAAGCGCGGCGTGCTCGACGATTCGGTCGTCCCCCGTGTCGCGGCGCTCGCGGCGCGGGAACACGGCGACGCGCGCAAGGCCATCGACATCCTGCGCTACGCCGGCGAGATCGCCGAGGACGAGGGCGCAGACCGGGTGATGGAGGACCACGTCCGGCACGCCCAGGAGCGCGAGGAGCAGAACCGCCTCTCGGAACTCATCTCGAAGGCGACCCCCCACTCGAAGTACGTCCTCCTCGCGCTCGCGTACCTCACCGTGCAGACGGCGGGCGAGGACACCGACGCCACCGAGGTCGACGTCGCCTCGAACGACGTCTACGAGATGTACAAGCAGGTCTGCAAGCGCGAGCAGTCCGAACCGCTGAAACGTCGGCGCGTCCGCGACCTGCTCTCGGAACTCGAGTTCCTCTCGGTCATCGAACAGCAACGCCAGTGGGAGGGCCGCGGGAAGGGCAACCGGATGGTCAACCGCCTCGTCGACGACCCCGACCTCGTCATCTCGGCGTGCCGGAACACGACCGTCTGA
- a CDS encoding helix-turn-helix domain-containing protein, with protein sequence MKEYVFTVEYPTGAGALSDVFIEHPDAMSKTIACVVSDDSMWRVDRMTGPEPAVDAIEACALDPEQCNECPGAGCPSHREHEVLSRDATSCTYYTYRTDIDRCPSLPSLAAEHLGDGVLYEALRRGDGYTWRVLVRKDANVGRLFDALQGAYPEGVTVSLSHLRSPTHWGDEAISIADLPYEQREALEVAVAHGYYATPREANLNEIAERIDVPQSTLQYRLQRAESWLANNFVAECLEP encoded by the coding sequence GTGAAGGAGTACGTGTTCACCGTCGAGTACCCCACGGGTGCGGGGGCGCTCTCGGACGTCTTCATCGAGCACCCGGACGCGATGTCGAAGACCATCGCGTGCGTGGTCAGCGACGACTCGATGTGGCGCGTCGACCGGATGACCGGGCCGGAACCGGCCGTCGACGCCATCGAGGCGTGCGCGCTCGACCCCGAACAGTGCAACGAGTGCCCCGGGGCGGGCTGTCCCTCCCACCGCGAGCACGAGGTGCTCTCGCGCGACGCCACGAGCTGTACCTACTACACCTACCGGACCGACATCGACCGCTGTCCCTCCCTGCCGTCGCTCGCCGCCGAGCACCTCGGCGACGGCGTCCTCTACGAGGCGCTGCGCCGCGGCGACGGCTACACCTGGCGCGTCCTCGTCCGAAAGGACGCGAACGTGGGGCGGCTCTTCGACGCGCTGCAGGGGGCGTACCCGGAGGGGGTGACGGTGTCGCTCTCGCACCTCCGTTCGCCCACCCACTGGGGCGACGAAGCCATCTCCATCGCCGACCTCCCCTACGAACAGCGCGAGGCGCTCGAGGTCGCCGTCGCCCACGGCTACTACGCCACCCCGCGGGAGGCGAACCTCAACGAGATCGCCGAGCGCATCGACGTCCCCCAGTCGACGCTACAGTACCGCCTCCAGCGCGCGGAGTCCTGGCTCGCCAACAACTTCGTCGCCGAGTGCCTCGAACCCTGA
- a CDS encoding transcription initiation factor IIB, producing the protein MNRDDGTERHRAGEHEAEACPECGGRLVADAERGERACTECGLVVEEGSIDRGPEWRAFDSAERDQKSRVGAPTSEMMHDKGLSTNIDWQNRDANGNALSSRQRQKMQRLRTWNERFRTRDSKERNLKQALGEIDRMASALGLPENVRETASVIYRRALDAGLLPGRSIEGVATGALYAASRLAGVPRSTGDLAAVSRVERLEFERTYRYLLRELELGVPPADPSDYLPRVASDVGVSNETEQTARRVLAAGIDEGVHVGKTPVGLAAAAVYAAGLLTGAELTQADITDVVDVSAVTIRNRYRELLEAAHEHGVA; encoded by the coding sequence ATCAATCGGGACGACGGGACGGAGCGACACCGAGCGGGTGAACACGAGGCGGAGGCGTGTCCGGAGTGCGGCGGACGACTGGTCGCCGACGCGGAGCGGGGCGAACGCGCCTGCACCGAGTGCGGCCTCGTGGTCGAGGAAGGGAGCATCGACCGCGGCCCGGAGTGGCGCGCGTTCGACTCGGCCGAACGGGACCAGAAGTCGCGCGTCGGCGCCCCCACTTCGGAGATGATGCACGACAAGGGGCTCTCGACGAACATCGACTGGCAGAACCGCGACGCCAACGGGAACGCCCTTTCCTCGCGCCAGCGCCAGAAGATGCAGCGGCTGCGCACGTGGAACGAGCGCTTCCGCACCCGCGACTCCAAGGAGCGCAACCTCAAGCAGGCGCTCGGGGAAATCGACCGCATGGCCAGCGCCCTCGGCCTCCCCGAGAACGTCAGGGAGACCGCCAGCGTCATCTACCGCCGCGCGCTCGACGCGGGCCTCCTGCCCGGCCGGTCCATCGAGGGCGTCGCGACCGGCGCGCTCTACGCCGCCAGTCGCCTCGCCGGCGTCCCGCGTTCGACGGGTGACCTCGCGGCGGTCAGCCGCGTCGAACGACTGGAGTTCGAGCGGACCTACCGCTACCTCCTGCGCGAACTCGAACTCGGCGTGCCGCCGGCCGACCCGAGCGACTACCTCCCGCGGGTGGCGAGCGACGTCGGCGTCTCGAACGAGACCGAACAGACCGCCCGGCGAGTGCTGGCGGCGGGCATCGACGAGGGCGTCCACGTCGGGAAGACCCCCGTCGGCCTCGCGGCCGCCGCCGTCTACGCCGCCGGCCTGCTCACCGGCGCGGAGCTCACACAGGCGGACATCACCGACGTCGTCGACGTGAGCGCGGTGACCATCCGCAACCGCTACCGCGAACTGCTGGAAGCCGCCCACGAGCACGGGGTGGCGTGA
- a CDS encoding VOC family protein has translation MTDTPSDLPPETRVGRVALRVADLDRLTAFYRTVVGLDVLTRHDDRATLGAGDAPLLELVAAPDDSPRGDDEAGLFHTAFRVPSRAALAAALARVRDEWRLDGASDHEVSEALYLTDPEGNGIEVYRDRPRTEWPHAPDGSVRMSTLPLDLEALSAAADTPAAVVPAGTDVGHVHLEVTSLASARAFYVDALGLRVRQRYGDEALFVAAGDYHHHIGLNTWNGRSVPRTGRGLDWFELLVPPATLDAVERRLAADDVAVDPVDGGLDVRAPDGVGLKLRTP, from the coding sequence ATGACCGACACCCCATCCGACCTGCCCCCGGAGACGCGCGTCGGCCGCGTCGCGCTCCGGGTCGCCGACCTCGACCGCCTGACCGCGTTCTACCGGACCGTCGTCGGCCTCGACGTCCTGACCCGCCACGACGACCGGGCCACGCTCGGCGCCGGCGACGCGCCACTGCTGGAACTGGTCGCCGCCCCCGACGACTCGCCACGGGGGGACGACGAGGCGGGCCTCTTCCACACGGCGTTTCGCGTCCCCTCGCGCGCCGCGCTCGCCGCCGCGCTCGCACGCGTCCGTGACGAGTGGCGCCTCGACGGTGCCTCGGACCACGAGGTGAGCGAGGCGCTCTACCTCACCGACCCGGAGGGAAACGGCATCGAGGTGTACCGCGACCGGCCCCGGACGGAGTGGCCCCACGCGCCCGACGGCTCCGTCCGGATGTCGACGCTCCCGCTGGACCTCGAGGCGCTCTCGGCCGCCGCCGACACGCCCGCGGCCGTCGTACCGGCGGGGACGGACGTAGGGCACGTCCACCTCGAGGTCACGTCGCTCGCGTCGGCCCGCGCGTTCTACGTCGACGCGCTCGGTCTGCGGGTCCGCCAGCGCTACGGCGACGAGGCGCTGTTCGTCGCCGCCGGCGACTACCACCACCATATCGGACTCAACACGTGGAACGGCCGGTCGGTCCCACGCACGGGTCGCGGACTCGACTGGTTCGAACTGCTCGTCCCGCCGGCGACGCTCGACGCGGTCGAACGCCGACTCGCGGCCGACGACGTCGCCGTGGACCCCGTCGACGGCGGCCTCGACGTACGAGCCCCCGACGGGGTGGGCCTCAAACTCCGGACCCCGTAG